One Phycisphaerae bacterium RAS2 DNA window includes the following coding sequences:
- the yedK_2 gene encoding Putative SOS response-associated peptidase YedK: protein MCGRYTLLAEANELAEEFQVSDVAPLEPRYNIAPTQDVPVVRLEGGPALHGVSAPSSMAVVRQSETGGARRVDILRWGLIPHWAKDTSFAYRTINARAETVATQPSFRDAFRKRRCIVPASGFFEWQKLIKGGKEIKQPHYIRRRDGRPLGLAGLWDRWEGPDGTVIESFTIITTEANETVQALHNRMPVILDPQNYDVWLNPATKAERLQSLLSPCPSDWLVTSPVSRQVNNPRNDYPGCLDELP from the coding sequence ATGTGCGGTCGCTACACATTGCTGGCAGAAGCGAATGAACTCGCGGAGGAGTTCCAAGTCAGTGATGTTGCGCCGCTGGAGCCGCGGTACAACATCGCGCCAACCCAGGACGTGCCGGTCGTGCGCCTGGAAGGCGGGCCTGCCTTGCACGGCGTTTCCGCGCCGTCAAGCATGGCGGTAGTGCGGCAATCAGAGACCGGCGGTGCGCGGCGGGTGGATATTCTTCGCTGGGGTTTGATTCCGCATTGGGCCAAAGATACATCCTTCGCTTATCGCACGATCAATGCGCGTGCCGAGACGGTGGCGACACAGCCTTCGTTTCGCGATGCCTTTCGCAAACGGCGGTGCATCGTTCCCGCGAGTGGATTCTTCGAGTGGCAGAAGCTGATAAAGGGCGGAAAAGAGATCAAGCAACCGCACTACATACGCCGACGTGACGGCCGCCCCTTAGGACTGGCGGGTTTGTGGGACCGATGGGAAGGACCAGACGGCACCGTGATTGAGTCGTTCACGATCATCACGACCGAGGCGAACGAGACGGTGCAGGCGTTGCATAACCGAATGCCAGTGATCCTTGACCCGCAGAACTATGACGTATGGCTGAATCCTGCAACAAAGGCTGAACGTCTTCAGTCGCTTCTTTCGCCCTGCCCGTCGGACTGGCTCGTAACATCCCCCGTCAGCAGGCAAGTGAACAATCCCCGCAACGACTATCCAGGCTGCCTCGACGAGTTGCCCTAA
- a CDS encoding DNA polymerase IV: protein MRQVVHGCEQARAAGVQPGMSLAHAKALCAGLRVHDQLVTPNEDSAALNRLARWLLRFAPVVSPDEPDGLMLDIAGCERLFGGEREHVRQIGEALQRWGLRPSLAVAPTFACAWAVARHGDLKLKWIAENAMHEALSPLPVRALRVDPRTVDALADVGIERIEHLLGMPRDELAARFGAELLRRLDLATGAIDETIRTVRPARLYQASHAFDGPVRRLEIIEATSRELLSRLLQSLRTTHRGIRELTVELRRADCEPQSVSVRLTYPNRDAAHLWALLWRRLERAHLGFGVTEIILQAAQTERMKNEQAVFLREAVREAPDPLASLGELVDRLVERLGSGAVTRVQPAESYVPEQAFTQATVHGVARPISSLVRAEACCLNPAHRPSRLLDRPEPIRVMSLVPDGPPVWLEWRGQVGEIVASIGPERIVSPWWTGRAAPPRDYYEAEDAHGRQLWVYRDGHTGQWFVHGQWI from the coding sequence GTGCGGCAGGTGGTTCACGGCTGCGAACAGGCGCGCGCGGCGGGCGTGCAACCGGGCATGTCGCTGGCTCATGCGAAAGCACTCTGCGCGGGGCTGCGCGTCCACGATCAGCTCGTAACACCCAACGAGGACAGCGCAGCGCTGAATCGGCTCGCACGTTGGCTGCTTCGATTCGCTCCGGTTGTTTCGCCGGATGAACCCGACGGGTTGATGCTCGACATCGCCGGTTGCGAGAGACTTTTCGGCGGCGAACGCGAGCATGTCCGGCAGATCGGCGAGGCCCTGCAACGCTGGGGGCTGCGTCCGAGCCTCGCGGTTGCGCCGACGTTTGCCTGTGCCTGGGCGGTGGCTCGTCACGGCGATTTGAAATTGAAATGGATCGCGGAGAATGCGATGCACGAGGCCCTCTCGCCGCTGCCAGTCCGCGCGTTGCGCGTCGATCCTCGGACGGTCGATGCGCTGGCCGATGTGGGGATCGAGCGGATTGAACATCTGCTTGGAATGCCTCGTGATGAACTGGCAGCGCGGTTCGGCGCTGAATTGCTGCGCCGACTCGACCTGGCGACCGGCGCGATCGACGAAACCATCCGGACCGTCCGGCCCGCGCGATTGTATCAAGCATCGCACGCCTTCGACGGCCCCGTGCGGCGTCTTGAGATCATCGAAGCCACGTCGCGCGAGCTTTTGTCCAGGCTGTTGCAATCGTTGCGCACCACCCATCGCGGCATCCGTGAATTGACCGTCGAGCTGCGCCGCGCGGACTGCGAGCCGCAATCCGTGTCGGTGCGATTGACTTATCCCAATCGGGATGCGGCTCATCTGTGGGCGCTGTTGTGGCGACGGCTGGAGCGCGCCCATCTGGGCTTCGGTGTGACGGAGATTATTTTACAAGCCGCACAGACGGAGCGGATGAAAAACGAACAGGCGGTTTTTCTGCGTGAGGCCGTTCGCGAAGCGCCTGATCCACTCGCGTCGCTCGGCGAACTGGTGGATCGCCTTGTGGAGCGGCTCGGCAGCGGTGCGGTGACGCGCGTGCAACCGGCCGAATCGTATGTCCCCGAGCAGGCTTTCACGCAAGCGACCGTGCATGGCGTTGCGAGGCCAATTTCGTCTCTCGTTCGCGCTGAAGCATGTTGCCTCAATCCGGCCCATCGCCCCTCGCGGCTGCTGGATCGCCCCGAACCAATCCGAGTGATGTCGCTGGTGCCGGACGGCCCGCCGGTCTGGCTGGAGTGGCGAGGCCAAGTCGGTGAGATCGTCGCCAGCATCGGTCCGGAGCGAATTGTTTCCCCGTGGTGGACAGGCCGTGCCGCACCGCCTCGTGATTATTACGAAGCGGAGGACGCACACGGCCGACAATTGTGGGTTTATCGCGACGGTCACACGGGGCAGTGGTTTGTTCATGGTCAATGGATATAG
- the dnaE2_2 gene encoding Error-prone DNA polymerase has translation MPDPADPKVHAHPFKRAALNGAGADRSAYTPSLTAYAELTAASNYTFLTGASHPDELIAQAAALGHRAIALTDCNSLAGIVRAHVAAKDSGIPFVVGCRLRFVEPARLSLFVYPTNRAAYGRLCRLLTVGKRRAPKGQCHLWLDDLSAHAEGLLAVAWFASPTDADVLGTLTLLQHLFDDDRLSLALARLHTSNDSPFQEAAVLLSRETGVPLVAVNDVHYHVPQRRALNDVLTCIRHGCTLDESGFRLFANAERHLKSPEEMAQLFAAHPAALARSAVIARRAGGFSLDELRYEYPDEICPPGLTPMEHLRGLTWKCADERYPQGVPDKVRRQVEHEFTLIEELNYAPYFLTVHDLVRFARSRGILCQGRGAAANSAVCFCLGVTSVDPDRINVLFERFVSRERDEPPDIDIDFEHERREEVIQYIYGKYGRDRAGLTAEVITYRSRSAVRDVGKALGLSLDAVDRIAKRVHDWHEDGFTEDKVSTLGMDAGDPLLKLFVRLVDQIVGFPRHLSQHVGGFVISRGPLCELVPIENAAMENRTVIEWDKDDIEALGMLKVDVLALGMLTCIRKGLELIERHHSRPLTLASIPSEDSAVYDMICKADTLGVFQIESRAQMTMLPRLKPQNFYDLVIEVAIVRPGPIIGDMVHPYLRRRNGEEPVIYPDEKVERVLGRTLGVPLFQEQAMSLAIVAAGFTPGEAEQLRRTISAWKHRGKDAIPRYRRRFINGMLANGYERKFAEQCFERLKGFSEYGFPESHSASFALLVYASAWIKCYYPAVFAAALLNSQPMGFYAPAQIIRDARDHGVEVRPVDVNRSDWDCTLEESGHTVRLGMRMVRGLREVDARAIAEIVRARGPFASIVDLWRAVEIPTAALQRLAQADAFGSMQLDRQQALWTVQSLRGRPLPLFDAPWRASESQECNDSLPPASPPQEVVRDYRAVGLSLKAHPISFMREALNRRRILTAAQIRDEHGCAHGKWATVAGIVLFRQRPGTAKGIMFVTLEDETGRADLIVRPHVYQQFANAALYGRAIIARGRVERDGCVVHVLVRHIEDLSADLHSLPLMSRDFH, from the coding sequence ATGCCCGATCCGGCTGACCCGAAAGTCCACGCCCACCCCTTCAAGCGCGCCGCGCTGAACGGAGCCGGCGCGGACCGGTCTGCCTACACGCCCTCGCTCACGGCCTATGCCGAGCTGACGGCAGCGAGCAATTACACGTTCCTGACGGGGGCCAGCCATCCGGATGAATTGATCGCTCAAGCCGCGGCGCTGGGGCATCGTGCGATCGCGCTGACGGATTGCAATTCGCTGGCGGGTATCGTTCGCGCCCATGTCGCGGCCAAGGATTCGGGCATTCCGTTTGTCGTCGGCTGCCGACTGCGCTTCGTCGAACCCGCCAGACTATCGCTCTTTGTGTATCCCACAAATCGCGCGGCCTACGGTCGGTTGTGCCGACTGCTCACGGTCGGCAAGCGCCGCGCGCCGAAGGGGCAATGCCATCTGTGGCTGGATGATTTGAGCGCCCACGCCGAGGGATTGCTCGCCGTGGCCTGGTTCGCCTCGCCGACCGACGCCGACGTGCTGGGAACCCTCACGCTGTTGCAACATTTGTTTGACGACGACCGGTTGTCTCTGGCGCTGGCTCGGCTCCACACGTCGAACGATTCGCCGTTTCAGGAGGCTGCGGTTTTGCTGTCGCGCGAGACCGGCGTGCCGTTGGTCGCGGTCAACGACGTTCATTATCACGTCCCGCAGCGCCGCGCTCTGAACGACGTGCTGACCTGCATCCGCCACGGCTGCACGCTGGATGAGTCGGGCTTTCGCCTGTTCGCCAACGCCGAGCGGCACTTGAAATCGCCCGAAGAGATGGCGCAACTCTTCGCGGCGCATCCCGCGGCGCTCGCGCGCAGCGCCGTCATCGCCCGCCGCGCGGGCGGCTTCTCGCTGGATGAACTGCGGTACGAGTATCCGGACGAAATTTGTCCACCGGGTCTAACGCCGATGGAGCATCTTCGAGGATTGACTTGGAAGTGTGCTGATGAACGCTATCCGCAAGGCGTGCCCGACAAAGTGCGCCGACAAGTCGAGCATGAATTCACGCTCATTGAAGAACTCAATTACGCGCCATACTTCCTGACGGTTCATGACCTGGTGCGCTTCGCGCGGTCGCGCGGGATTCTCTGTCAGGGGCGCGGAGCGGCCGCGAATTCAGCCGTGTGTTTCTGTCTCGGCGTCACGTCGGTGGACCCCGACCGGATCAACGTGCTGTTCGAGCGGTTCGTGAGCCGGGAGCGGGACGAGCCACCGGACATCGACATTGACTTTGAACACGAACGCCGTGAGGAGGTCATTCAATACATCTATGGTAAATACGGGCGCGACCGGGCGGGGCTGACGGCCGAGGTCATCACCTATCGCAGCCGCAGCGCCGTGCGCGACGTGGGCAAGGCGCTGGGCCTGTCGCTCGACGCGGTGGACCGCATCGCCAAGCGCGTGCATGACTGGCATGAAGACGGATTCACCGAGGACAAGGTTTCGACGCTCGGCATGGATGCCGGCGATCCGCTGCTGAAGCTGTTTGTGAGGCTGGTGGATCAGATCGTCGGCTTCCCGCGTCACTTGTCGCAGCACGTCGGCGGCTTTGTTATTTCGCGCGGCCCGCTCTGCGAACTTGTCCCCATCGAGAATGCGGCGATGGAAAACCGCACCGTCATCGAATGGGACAAGGACGACATCGAAGCGCTGGGAATGCTCAAAGTGGACGTGCTGGCGCTGGGAATGCTGACGTGCATCCGCAAAGGGCTGGAATTGATTGAGCGTCATCACAGCCGACCGCTGACGCTCGCATCAATCCCTTCGGAAGATTCCGCCGTGTACGACATGATCTGCAAAGCCGACACGCTCGGCGTGTTTCAAATCGAATCGCGCGCGCAGATGACCATGCTCCCGCGCCTCAAGCCGCAGAATTTCTACGACCTTGTGATTGAGGTCGCCATTGTGCGCCCCGGCCCCATCATCGGCGACATGGTGCATCCGTATCTGCGGCGGCGCAACGGCGAGGAGCCGGTGATCTATCCCGACGAGAAGGTGGAGCGCGTGCTGGGTCGAACGCTGGGCGTGCCGCTGTTTCAGGAGCAGGCGATGTCGCTGGCCATCGTCGCGGCGGGTTTCACGCCGGGCGAGGCGGAGCAGCTTCGCCGCACGATCAGCGCGTGGAAGCACCGTGGCAAGGACGCCATCCCTCGTTATCGTCGCCGTTTCATCAACGGCATGCTGGCCAACGGATACGAACGCAAATTCGCTGAGCAATGTTTCGAGCGACTCAAGGGATTCAGCGAATACGGGTTTCCCGAATCGCACTCGGCGAGCTTCGCGCTGCTCGTCTATGCGTCGGCGTGGATCAAGTGTTACTACCCGGCGGTCTTCGCGGCCGCCCTGCTGAACAGCCAGCCGATGGGGTTTTATGCTCCCGCGCAGATCATCCGCGACGCGCGCGATCACGGCGTCGAGGTTCGCCCTGTGGACGTGAACCGCAGCGACTGGGATTGCACGCTGGAGGAGTCCGGCCACACGGTGCGGCTGGGAATGAGAATGGTTCGTGGCCTGCGCGAAGTTGACGCTCGCGCGATTGCAGAGATCGTGCGGGCGCGCGGGCCGTTTGCGTCGATTGTGGATTTGTGGCGGGCCGTGGAGATTCCGACCGCAGCTCTTCAGCGACTCGCGCAGGCCGATGCATTCGGCTCGATGCAATTGGACCGCCAACAGGCACTCTGGACGGTTCAATCGCTTCGCGGCCGACCGCTGCCGTTGTTTGACGCCCCCTGGCGCGCGAGTGAATCGCAGGAATGCAACGATTCGCTGCCGCCCGCGTCGCCGCCGCAGGAAGTCGTGCGCGACTATCGCGCGGTGGGTCTGTCACTCAAAGCGCACCCGATTTCATTCATGCGCGAAGCGTTGAACCGGCGACGGATACTCACCGCCGCGCAGATTCGAGACGAGCATGGCTGTGCTCACGGTAAATGGGCGACTGTCGCGGGCATCGTCTTGTTTCGACAACGGCCCGGCACTGCCAAAGGGATTATGTTTGTAACTTTGGAAGACGAGACCGGCCGCGCCGATTTGATCGTTCGACCGCATGTCTATCAGCAATTCGCCAACGCTGCCTTGTACGGCCGCGCGATCATCGCACGAGGCCGAGTCGAGCGCGACGGCTGCGTGGTGCATGTCTTGGTGCGCCACATTGAAGACCTGTCGGCAGACCTTCACTCGCTGCCATTGATGTCGCGGGATTTTCATTGA
- the bspRIM gene encoding Modification methylase BspRI: protein MAARMGQTKKKVSGGQRKPRASKDGTLGANDIAPAPRKHTRRAAPSRSGEPARRSISAPSAKPPYRVPSMAEIAAVPDSGYRAISLFAGCGGSCLGYRMAGVRVIWANEFIPAARETYAANHPGAVIDARDIRTIKPEDVLDAIQMRAGELDLLDGSPPCASFSTAGNRAEDWGKVKKYSDTQQRTDDLFHEYARVLKGIQPKVFVAENVSGLVKGVAKGYYLEVLAALKACGYRVASRLLDAQWLGVPQARQRLIFIGVRNDLGMDPVFPKPLPYRYSVREALPWIVRGKYGANWRYADAPSPTVSASMARNPANNTQGLELVEALPIPSLTNDLRGGDTRLIHDTRGNRPAKDFTDGPCPTITVGVDGCNSYHYQVVTPRESGELTVPHVESESNITGYAIGREWDRLGAGQKGKYLNFIKPRIDRPCPTVTQTGGITGAASVVHPTERRKFSIAELKRLCGFPDDFQLTGSYAQQWERLGRAVPPVMMSHIARAVRDGILCKLK from the coding sequence ATGGCTGCGCGAATGGGTCAGACCAAGAAGAAGGTGAGCGGGGGTCAGCGCAAGCCACGCGCGTCGAAGGATGGGACACTAGGCGCGAACGACATTGCGCCTGCGCCGCGAAAACACACTCGTCGTGCTGCGCCGTCGCGCTCTGGCGAGCCCGCGAGGCGTTCAATCTCCGCTCCGTCGGCCAAGCCGCCCTACCGTGTGCCGTCGATGGCCGAGATCGCGGCGGTGCCGGACAGCGGCTATCGGGCCATCTCGCTCTTCGCCGGCTGCGGCGGCAGTTGCCTCGGCTACCGTATGGCGGGCGTTCGCGTGATCTGGGCCAACGAGTTCATTCCCGCTGCGCGGGAGACCTACGCCGCCAACCATCCCGGCGCGGTGATCGATGCGCGCGACATTCGAACGATCAAGCCGGAGGATGTGCTCGATGCGATCCAAATGCGCGCGGGCGAGTTGGACCTGCTGGATGGCTCGCCGCCGTGCGCCTCGTTCAGCACGGCCGGCAACCGCGCCGAGGACTGGGGCAAGGTCAAGAAGTACAGCGACACCCAGCAGCGCACCGATGACCTCTTCCACGAATACGCGCGCGTGCTAAAGGGGATCCAACCAAAGGTCTTCGTCGCCGAGAACGTCAGCGGGTTGGTCAAGGGAGTCGCCAAGGGCTACTACCTCGAAGTGCTGGCAGCGCTCAAGGCTTGTGGCTACCGCGTGGCCTCGCGGTTACTCGATGCGCAATGGCTCGGTGTGCCGCAGGCGCGCCAGCGGCTGATCTTCATCGGCGTGCGGAATGACTTGGGAATGGATCCCGTGTTCCCCAAACCTCTGCCCTATCGCTACAGCGTGCGCGAAGCGCTGCCGTGGATTGTGCGTGGCAAGTACGGCGCGAACTGGCGATATGCCGATGCGCCCAGCCCGACCGTCTCGGCGTCGATGGCGCGGAATCCGGCGAACAACACGCAAGGACTGGAACTGGTCGAGGCGCTGCCCATTCCTTCGCTGACAAACGATTTGCGCGGCGGCGACACGCGACTGATCCACGATACGCGCGGCAACCGGCCTGCGAAGGACTTCACCGATGGGCCCTGCCCGACGATCACCGTCGGCGTCGATGGCTGCAATTCGTATCACTATCAGGTCGTCACGCCGCGCGAGTCAGGCGAACTCACTGTGCCGCACGTCGAATCCGAGAGCAACATCACCGGTTACGCCATCGGTCGCGAATGGGATCGCCTCGGCGCGGGCCAGAAGGGCAAGTACCTCAACTTCATTAAGCCACGCATCGACCGCCCCTGTCCGACCGTCACGCAGACCGGCGGCATCACCGGCGCAGCGAGCGTGGTCCATCCGACCGAGCGGCGGAAGTTCAGCATCGCCGAACTCAAGCGCCTCTGCGGCTTCCCGGATGACTTTCAACTGACCGGCAGCTACGCCCAGCAATGGGAGCGGCTCGGGCGGGCTGTGCCGCCGGTGATGATGTCCCACATTGCCCGAGCCGTCCGGGATGGAATCCTATGCAAACTGAAGTAA
- the cmoA_4 gene encoding tRNA (cmo5U34)-methyltransferase: MQTEVMPITQAPPTTPRAFSDSNSTAGASVEPARSPEAPQRSDVTLPEAVDHVMADGKWSFNEEVARVFDDMLARSIPQYDVMRKAVFDVGCRYVQPGTAIVDLGCSRGEALAPFIDRFGALNRFLGIEVSAPMLAACRHRFKGYIDCGVVDIRDLDLRKSYPPVAASLTLCVLTLQFIPIEHRARVLRDMYNRTVKGGAVIIVEKVLGSSAGVDGLLTEEYYRLKAAHGYSCEEIERKKAALEGVLVPVAAKWNEDLLHSAGFGQVECFWRWMNFAAWVAVK; encoded by the coding sequence ATGCAAACTGAAGTAATGCCTATCACACAAGCGCCGCCAACGACTCCGCGCGCGTTCAGCGACAGCAACTCGACCGCGGGCGCTTCAGTCGAGCCGGCACGTTCACCCGAAGCGCCGCAGCGCAGCGACGTCACTCTTCCGGAGGCCGTCGATCACGTGATGGCTGATGGCAAATGGTCGTTCAACGAAGAAGTCGCCCGGGTCTTCGATGACATGCTGGCCCGGTCGATCCCGCAGTACGACGTGATGCGCAAGGCCGTGTTCGATGTCGGCTGCCGGTATGTCCAACCCGGGACGGCCATCGTGGACCTAGGCTGTTCGCGGGGTGAAGCGCTCGCGCCGTTCATCGACCGGTTCGGGGCGCTGAACCGCTTCCTCGGCATCGAGGTCTCGGCCCCGATGCTGGCGGCCTGCCGCCACCGGTTCAAGGGCTACATCGACTGCGGGGTGGTGGACATCCGCGACTTGGACCTTCGCAAGAGTTATCCACCGGTCGCGGCGAGCCTGACCCTGTGCGTGCTGACGCTCCAGTTCATCCCGATCGAACATCGTGCGCGGGTGCTGCGTGACATGTATAACCGGACGGTCAAGGGTGGCGCGGTGATCATCGTCGAGAAGGTGCTCGGCTCGTCGGCCGGGGTCGATGGCCTGTTGACCGAGGAGTATTACCGTCTCAAGGCCGCACACGGCTATTCGTGTGAGGAGATCGAACGCAAGAAGGCAGCGTTGGAGGGCGTGCTGGTGCCGGTGGCTGCCAAGTGGAATGAAGACTTGCTCCACAGCGCGGGCTTCGGTCAGGTGGAGTGCTTCTGGCGGTGGATGAACTTCGCGGCGTGGGTGGCGGTGAAGTGA
- a CDS encoding Phage terminase, small subunit — protein MRGRKPIPTAIKRARGNPGKRPLNDNEPQPEKRIPPCPSFIDAEAKRLWSQLGKLLLANGVLSEMDGLSLATLCQAWSRWKFAEEHIQKFGPIILSPDKKFPIQSPYLAVANKCMEQINKILIEFGMTPSSRSRIETLLDQGPSDFDEFLAEGRRIRASVELKCKERMAMANEFRQEQSTHAG, from the coding sequence ATGCGCGGCCGCAAACCCATCCCGACGGCGATCAAGCGGGCGCGCGGCAATCCCGGCAAGCGGCCGTTGAACGACAACGAGCCGCAACCCGAGAAACGAATTCCGCCATGCCCGTCGTTCATCGATGCAGAAGCCAAGCGGCTTTGGAGTCAACTCGGCAAGTTATTGCTGGCCAACGGCGTACTTAGTGAGATGGACGGCCTTTCATTGGCCACATTGTGCCAGGCATGGAGCCGTTGGAAATTCGCAGAGGAACACATACAGAAGTTTGGCCCGATCATTCTCTCGCCTGACAAGAAGTTCCCCATCCAGAGTCCCTATCTGGCGGTGGCTAACAAGTGCATGGAACAAATCAATAAGATTTTGATTGAGTTCGGCATGACGCCTTCGAGTCGAAGTCGCATTGAGACATTACTCGATCAAGGCCCAAGCGACTTTGATGAGTTCCTCGCGGAGGGCCGAAGGATCAGGGCGAGTGTCGAACTGAAATGCAAGGAAAGAATGGCAATGGCGAATGAATTCCGGCAGGAGCAGAGCACCCACGCGGGCTGA
- a CDS encoding Transposase translates to MSRKRFKAEEIVNKLREADVLIAQGRSVAQASKQIGVAEQTYYRWRKEYGGLKADQAKRLKELERENARLKRLVADAELDKAILREAARPNF, encoded by the coding sequence ATGAGCAGGAAGCGATTCAAGGCGGAGGAGATCGTCAACAAGCTTCGTGAGGCGGATGTGTTGATTGCTCAGGGTCGATCGGTGGCGCAGGCGAGCAAGCAGATCGGCGTGGCAGAGCAGACGTATTACCGTTGGCGGAAGGAGTACGGCGGGTTGAAGGCTGACCAGGCGAAGCGGCTCAAGGAGCTGGAGCGAGAGAATGCCCGGCTGAAGCGGTTGGTGGCCGATGCGGAGTTGGACAAGGCGATCCTTCGGGAGGCGGCCCGCCCAAACTTCTAA
- a CDS encoding Integrase core domain protein yields MEHLGISERRACKALGQSRATQRYLPLVHEDEDKLTQRIIELAAVYGRYGTPRITGLIRNEGMQVNHKRVERIWKAAGLKVPKKQPRRGRLWLNDGSCVRLRPEHKDHVWAYDFVQAWTHDGRPFRMLTLVDEYTRECLAIDVARRLRSDDVLERLAWLFATRGVPGHLRSDNGPEFTAKVVREWLARVGVKTLFIEPGSPWENGYVESFNGKLSDELLNGEIFYTLKEAKVLIERWRVHSNTVRPHSALGYRPPAPEARMSAPLWAGSAPFAPLTALRPPTACAVNGVGLT; encoded by the coding sequence GTGGAGCACCTGGGCATCTCCGAGCGGCGGGCGTGCAAGGCGCTGGGTCAGTCTCGCGCGACGCAGCGGTACTTACCGTTGGTTCATGAGGATGAGGACAAGTTGACGCAGCGGATCATCGAGCTGGCGGCGGTGTACGGTCGATACGGGACACCGCGGATCACCGGCTTGATCCGGAACGAAGGGATGCAGGTGAATCACAAGCGGGTCGAGCGAATCTGGAAGGCCGCCGGGCTGAAGGTGCCGAAGAAGCAGCCGCGACGCGGTCGATTGTGGCTGAATGATGGTTCCTGCGTTCGGCTTCGGCCGGAGCACAAGGATCACGTCTGGGCGTATGACTTTGTGCAGGCGTGGACGCATGACGGCCGGCCGTTTCGGATGTTGACGCTGGTGGATGAGTACACGCGGGAGTGCCTGGCGATTGACGTGGCGAGAAGGTTGCGATCGGATGATGTGCTGGAGCGGCTGGCGTGGTTGTTTGCGACGCGGGGTGTGCCGGGGCATCTGCGGAGCGACAATGGTCCGGAGTTCACGGCGAAGGTGGTTCGCGAGTGGCTGGCCCGAGTCGGCGTGAAGACGCTGTTCATCGAGCCGGGAAGCCCCTGGGAGAACGGCTACGTGGAGAGTTTTAACGGGAAGCTGAGCGATGAGTTGCTGAATGGCGAGATCTTCTACACGTTGAAAGAGGCGAAGGTCTTGATTGAGCGCTGGCGGGTTCATTCCAACACGGTTCGGCCGCACAGTGCGTTGGGCTATCGGCCGCCGGCCCCTGAGGCCCGAATGAGCGCGCCGCTGTGGGCAGGCTCCGCTCCGTTCGCTCCGCTCACTGCGCTCCGCCCGCCCACAGCGTGTGCTGTGAACGGTGTTGGACTAACATAA
- a CDS encoding PilZ domain protein yields MDQLVGTPQIKSRATNVTYVFEREIRRFLESTRPGKPILYRERRQAVRFHRSVPIFVANLDTHTVEDHRVTLDNVSATGIGFLAETAYPVGSLLAVKLFWADPHAARVPAIVRHTEIRAQGFFVGAEFVLDNPELCERVASAVESWYG; encoded by the coding sequence ATGGACCAACTCGTTGGCACACCCCAAATCAAGTCCCGCGCGACGAATGTGACATACGTCTTCGAACGCGAGATTCGCCGGTTCCTGGAAAGCACCCGACCGGGCAAGCCGATCCTGTACCGCGAGCGACGACAGGCCGTGCGGTTTCACCGCTCCGTGCCGATCTTTGTCGCCAACCTCGACACCCACACCGTCGAAGACCATCGCGTCACGCTCGACAACGTCTCGGCCACAGGCATCGGTTTCCTCGCCGAGACGGCCTACCCCGTCGGCTCGCTGCTGGCGGTGAAACTCTTCTGGGCCGATCCGCATGCGGCGCGCGTGCCGGCGATTGTCCGGCACACCGAGATTCGTGCGCAGGGGTTCTTTGTCGGCGCGGAGTTCGTTCTGGATAATCCGGAGCTTTGCGAACGCGTCGCATCCGCCGTGGAATCATGGTACGGATAG